Proteins co-encoded in one Brassica rapa cultivar Chiifu-401-42 chromosome A02, CAAS_Brap_v3.01, whole genome shotgun sequence genomic window:
- the LOC103851789 gene encoding caskin-1: MEINGDQPPMIWPQFESTGYTRRRSPVPTMLVPSMIGVISAAMFLLFTTYVVPTFISVTSQILQPASVKRGWDSINVVVVLFAIICGVLARRNDDVSSSSYTHGQEEEKGGAVIGDDVYDADRLKIYESLSRLPVTGGLPLRRSSSSYPDLRNGVFRETADRRFRFYDDLGIDKYRWESTVVIDEQFRSVSKTEIEESEPKEVTVDKFVVRPSSSPPPQQPPAPPPPPPRTHRSVRNRDMKERSKRSDVNSDSTTFKRTLRPPPTPPPPPPPPPPLRTLQRRKSNAAKEIKMVFASLYNQGKRKKLQKLKRKERRESPAVVEMEPPQYRSTFPPPSPPPPPPPPPPPPRSSESVFYGLFKKGVKSKKIHSIPPPPPPPPPRKIQLDPQTPPRRVNSGRPPRSTKQTNLNEESYQGPPLTQTIPPPPPPPPFRVPPLKFVVSGDFAKIRSNQSSRCSSPERKVIDLGWGLELTQSDGGEDNNVAVNGGGGGTGFFCPSPDVNAKADNFIARLREEWRLDKVNSVKRRRSMSSV, from the coding sequence ATGGAGATCAACGGCGATCAACCGCCGATGATCTGGCCGCAATTTGAATCTACTGGCTATACTCGCCGGCGATCACCGGTTCCGACGATGTTAGTTCCTTCGATGATCGGAGTGATCTCAGCGGCTATGTTTCTTCTCTTTACGACCTACGTCGTTCCTACGTTTATCTCCGTCACATCTCAGATTCTTCAGCCAGCTTCGGTGAAGAGAGGATGGGACTCCATCAACGTGGTTGTAGTACTTTTCGCGATCATCTGCGGCGTACTCGCCAGACGAAACGACGACGTATCGTCTTCTTCGTATACACACggccaagaagaagaaaaaggaggaGCTGTGATAGGTGATGACGTGTACGACGCTGATAGGCTCAAGATCTACGAGAGCTTGAGTAGGTTACCGGTTACCGGAGGTTTACCGTTGAGGCGTAGTAGTAGCTCGTATCCTGATCTGAGGAATGGAGTTTTCAGGGAAACTGCTGATCGCCGGTTCCGGTTCTACGACGATCTTGGAATCGACAAGTACCGATGGGAATCAACGGTGGTGATTGACGAACAGTTTCGGAGTGTTTCTAAAACTGAAATCGAAGAATCTGAGCCTAAGGAAGTAACGGTTGATAAGTTCGTTGTAagaccttcttcttctcctccgccGCAACAACCACCGGCACCACCACCGCCTCCTCCAAGGACTCATCGGTCTGTTAGAAACAGAGATATGAAAGAAAGGTCGAAACGCAGTGACGTTAATTCTGATTCCACCACATTTAAACGAACGCTTCGGCCACCGCCGACACCACCTCCGCCGCCACCGCCTCCTCCGCCGCTGAGGACTCTTCAGAGAAGAAAGAGCAATGCGGCGAAAGAGATTAAAATGGTGTTCGCTTCTTTGTATAATCAAGGAAAGAGGAAGAAACTTCAGAAActaaagagaaaagagagaagagaatcTCCGGCGGTGGTGGAGATGGAACCACCGCAATACAGATCGACATTTCCACCACCGTCTCCGCCGCCACCTCCACCACCGCCTCCGCCTCCTCCGCGTTCGTCGGAGTCAGTGTTCTACGGATTGTTTAAAAAGGGAGTTAAGAGCAAAAAGATCCACTCCATCCCGCCGCCGCCTCCACCTCCTCCGCCGAGGAAGATTCAGTTGGATCCTCAGACACCACCACGGAGAGTGAACTCCGGTAGACCTCCGCGTTCGACGAAACAGACAAATTTAAACGAAGAGAGCTACCAAGGACCGCCGTTAACTCAGACCATACCACCTCCTCCACCGCCGCCTCCGTTTAGGGTTCCGCCGCTGAAGTTCGTGGTGAGTGGTGATTTTGCGAAGATACGGAGCAATCAGAGCTCTAGATGCAGCTCCCCTGAGCGAAAAGTGATCGACCTAGGTTGGGGTCTAGAACTCACACAATCTGACGGCGGGGAGGACAACAACGTCGCCGTGAATGGTGGCGGCGGCGGGACGGGGTTCTTCTGTCCAAGCCCGGACGTTAACGCGAAAGCGGACAACTTCATCGCCAGGCTCAGAGAAGAGTGGAGGCTCGATAAGGTCAACTCTGTCAAGAGGAGAAGGAGCATGAGTTCTGTCTAA